The Mustela lutreola isolate mMusLut2 chromosome 3, mMusLut2.pri, whole genome shotgun sequence genome includes a region encoding these proteins:
- the PTPRN gene encoding receptor-type tyrosine-protein phosphatase-like N isoform X3, which translates to MRRPRRPGGPGGSGGLRVLLCLLLLSSRPGGCSAISAHGLSWHDDLTQYVISQEMERIPRLHPPEPRPRDRSGLVPRRPGPAGELLLQGIPTGSTPAAQHRLPQPPGGGGGAGVGSPLSPLQAELLPPLLEHLLLPPQAPHPALSYEPALLQPYLFHQFGSRDGSRGSEGSPGMVSVGPLPKAESSTLLSRTASKDLFGAHSDHSYGDPPGPSPGQLFQDSGLLYLAQELPVPSRARAPRLPEQGGSSRAKDSSEGYEEEGLEGHREKPSSPAEQPADVTLQRLAAVLAGYGVELRQLTPEQLSTLSTLLQLLPKGAGRNLGAVVNVGADIKKTTEEQVQGENIVEPPPPTPSLPEYPTASPTSNKAQQVLSSGSSESPKAATQLATPVLLEKKSPLGQSQPPAARQPSAQPSAEEYGYIVTDQKPLSLAAGVKLLEILAEHVHVSSGSFINISVVGPALTFRIRHNEQNLSLADVTHQAGLVKSELEAQTGLQILQTGVGQREEAAAVLPRPARSTSPMRSVLLTVVALAGVAGLLVALAVALCVRQHARQRDKERLAALGPEGAHGDTTFEYQDLCRQHMATKSLFSRAEGPPEPSRVSSVSSQFSDAAQASPSSHSSTPSWCEEPAQANMDISTGHMILAYMEDHLRNRDRLAKEWQALCAYQAEPNTCAAAQGEGNVKKNRHPDFLPYDHARIKLKVESSPSRSDYINASPIIEHDPRMPAYIATQGPLSHTIADFWQMVWESGCTVIVMLTPLVEDGVKQCDRYWPDEGSSLYHVYEVNLVSEHIWCEDFLVRSFYLKNVQTQETRTLTQFHFLSWPAEGTPASTRPLLDFRRKVNKCYRGRSCPIIVHCSDGAGRTGTYILIDMVLNRMAKGVKEIDIAATLEHVRDQRPGLVRSKDQFEFALTAVAEEVNAILKALPQ; encoded by the exons ATGCGGCGCCCGCGGCGGCCCGGGGGTCCCGGGGGATCCGGGGGTCTCCGGGtgctcctctgcctcctgctgctgAGCAGCCGCCCGGGAGGCTGCAGCGCCATTAGTGCCCACG GATTGTCCTGGCACGATGAtctgacccagtatgtgatctccCAGGAGATGGAACGCATACCCAGGCTTCATCCCCCAGAGCCCCGCCCAAGGGACAG aTCTGGCTTGGTGCCCAGGAGACCTGGTCCTGCCGGGGAGCTGCTCTTGCAGGGCATCCCTACTGGCTCTACCCCTGCAGCCCAGCACCGACTTCCTCAACctccagggggtgggggtggagctggGGTGGGCTCTCCACTCTCCCCTCTACAGGCTGAGCTGCTGCCCCCTCTTTTGGAGCACCTGCTACTGCCCCCGCAGGCCCCGCACCCTGCTCTGAGTTATGAACCCGCCCTGCTGCAGCCCTACCTGTTCCATCAG TTTGGCTCCCGCGATGGCTCCCGGGGCTCAGAGGGCTCACCAGGGATGGTCAGTGTCGGCCCCCTGCCCAAGGCCGAATCGTCTACCCTCTTGAGCAGAACTGCCTCCAAGGACCTCTTTGGGGCTCACTCTGACCACTCCTATGGGGACCCTCCAGGGCCTTCGCCTGGTCAACTCTTCCAGGACTCAGGGCTTCTCTACCTGGCCCAGGAGCTGCCAGTGCCCAGTAGGGCCAGGGCACCAAGGCTGCCAGAGCAAGGGGGCAGCAGCCGGGCCAAGGACTCCTCAGAGGGCTACGAGGAGGAAGGGCTAGAAGGTCACAGGGAGAAGCCTTCTTCTCCAGCAGAGCAGCCAG CAGACGTGACTCTCCAGAGACTGGCAGCTGTGCTGGCGGGCTATGGGGTGGAGCTGCGTCAGCTGACCCCTGAGCAGCTCTCCACCCTCTCAACCCTGTTGCAGCTGCTGCCCAAGGGCGCAGGACGAAACCTGG GAGCGGTTGTGAATGTTGGAGCCGACATCAAGAAA ACAACAGAGGAGCAGGTGCAGGGTGAAAACATAGTGGAGCCTCCACCCCCTACGCCCTCCCTGCCTGAATACCCCACTGCCAGCCCCACTTCCAATAAAGCCCAGCAGGTGCTGAGCTCTGGATCCTCCGAGTCCCCCAAAGCTGCTACCCAACTTGCCACACCTGTCCTGCTGGAGAAGAAAAGTCCCCTGGGCCAGAGCCAGCCCCCAGCAGCGAGGCAGCCGTCAGCTCAGCCATCAGCAGAGGAGTATGGCTACATTGTCACTGACCAGAA GCCCCTGAGTCTGGCTGCAGGAGTGAAGCTGCTGGAGATCCTCGCTGAACATGTGCACGTGTCCTCGGGCAGCTTCATCAATATCAG TGTGGTGGGACCGGCCCTTACCTTCCGCATCCGACACAATGAACAGAACCTGTCTTTGGCCGATGTGACCCATCAAGCTG GGCTGGTGAAGTCGGAACTGGAAGCACAGACAGGGCTCCAGATCTTGCAGACAGGAGTGGGACAG agggaggaggcagctgCTGTCCTTCCCCGACCAGCCCGCAGCACATCTCCCATGCGCTCCGTGCTGCTCACTGTGGTGGCCCTGGCGGGCGTGGCCGGGCTGCTGGTGGCTCTGGCAGTGGCCTTGTGTGTGCGACAGCATGCACGGCAGCGGGACAAGGAGCGCCTGGCAGCCCTGGGGCCCGAGGGGGCCCATGGTGACACCACCTTCGAGTACCAG GACTTGTGCCGCCAGCACATGGCCACAAAGTCCCTGTTCAGCCGGGCAGAGGGTCCCCCGGAGCCTTCTCGGGTGAGCAGCGTGTCTTCCCAGTTTAGTGACGCGGCCCAGGCCAGCCCCAGCTCCCACAGCAGCACACCGTCCTGGTGCGAGGAGCCCGCCCAGGCCAACATGGACATCTCCACGGGACACATGATTCTG GCGTACATGGAGGACCACCTGCGGAACCGGGACCGCCTGGCCAAGGAGTGGCAGGCCCTGTGCGCCTACCAGGCGGAGCCCAACACCTGTGCCGCAGCCCAGGGGGAGGGCAACGTCAAAAAGAATCGCCACCCTGACTTTCTGCCCT ATGATCACGCGCGCATCAAGCTGAAGGTGGAGAGCAGCCCTTCTCGGAGTGATTACATCAATGCCAGCCCCATT ATTGAGCACGACCCTCGGATGCCAGCCTACATAGCCACCCAGGGCCCGCTGTCCCATACCATCGCAGACTTCTGGCAG ATGGTGTGGGAGAGTGGCTGCACCGTCATTGTCATGCTGACCCCACTGGTGGAGGATGGTGTCAAGCAGTGTGACCGCTACTGGCCAGATGAGGGGTCCTCCCTCTACCACGTATATGAG GTGAACCTGGTGTCCGAGCACATCTGGTGCGAGGACTTCCTGGTGCGCAGCTTCTACCTGAAGAACGTGCAGACCCAGGAGACGCGCACGCTCACGCAGTTCCACTTCCTCAGCTGGCCGGCAGAGGGCACTCCGGCGTCCACCCGGCCGCTGCTGGACTTCCGCAG
- the PTPRN gene encoding receptor-type tyrosine-protein phosphatase-like N isoform X1 — protein sequence MRRPRRPGGPGGSGGLRVLLCLLLLSSRPGGCSAISAHGCLFDRRLCSHLEVCIQDGLFGQCQVGVGQARPLLQVTSPVLQRLQSVLRQLMSQGLSWHDDLTQYVISQEMERIPRLHPPEPRPRDRSGLVPRRPGPAGELLLQGIPTGSTPAAQHRLPQPPGGGGGAGVGSPLSPLQAELLPPLLEHLLLPPQAPHPALSYEPALLQPYLFHQFGSRDGSRGSEGSPGMVSVGPLPKAESSTLLSRTASKDLFGAHSDHSYGDPPGPSPGQLFQDSGLLYLAQELPVPSRARAPRLPEQGGSSRAKDSSEGYEEEGLEGHREKPSSPAEQPADVTLQRLAAVLAGYGVELRQLTPEQLSTLSTLLQLLPKGAGRNLGAVVNVGADIKKTTEEQVQGENIVEPPPPTPSLPEYPTASPTSNKAQQVLSSGSSESPKAATQLATPVLLEKKSPLGQSQPPAARQPSAQPSAEEYGYIVTDQKPLSLAAGVKLLEILAEHVHVSSGSFINISVVGPALTFRIRHNEQNLSLADVTHQAGLVKSELEAQTGLQILQTGVGQREEAAAVLPRPARSTSPMRSVLLTVVALAGVAGLLVALAVALCVRQHARQRDKERLAALGPEGAHGDTTFEYQDLCRQHMATKSLFSRAEGPPEPSRVSSVSSQFSDAAQASPSSHSSTPSWCEEPAQANMDISTGHMILAYMEDHLRNRDRLAKEWQALCAYQAEPNTCAAAQGEGNVKKNRHPDFLPYDHARIKLKVESSPSRSDYINASPIIEHDPRMPAYIATQGPLSHTIADFWQMVWESGCTVIVMLTPLVEDGVKQCDRYWPDEGSSLYHVYEVNLVSEHIWCEDFLVRSFYLKNVQTQETRTLTQFHFLSWPAEGTPASTRPLLDFRRKVNKCYRGRSCPIIVHCSDGAGRTGTYILIDMVLNRMAKGVKEIDIAATLEHVRDQRPGLVRSKDQFEFALTAVAEEVNAILKALPQ from the exons ATGCGGCGCCCGCGGCGGCCCGGGGGTCCCGGGGGATCCGGGGGTCTCCGGGtgctcctctgcctcctgctgctgAGCAGCCGCCCGGGAGGCTGCAGCGCCATTAGTGCCCACG GCTGTCTGTTTGACCGCAGACTCTGCTCTCACCTTGAAGTCTGTATTCAGG ATGGCTTGTTTGGACAGTGCCAGGTGGGAGTGGGGCAGGCCCGGCCCCTTTTGCAAGTCACCTCCCCAGTTCTTCAGCGCTTACAAAGTGTGCTCCGACAGCTCATGTCCCAAG GATTGTCCTGGCACGATGAtctgacccagtatgtgatctccCAGGAGATGGAACGCATACCCAGGCTTCATCCCCCAGAGCCCCGCCCAAGGGACAG aTCTGGCTTGGTGCCCAGGAGACCTGGTCCTGCCGGGGAGCTGCTCTTGCAGGGCATCCCTACTGGCTCTACCCCTGCAGCCCAGCACCGACTTCCTCAACctccagggggtgggggtggagctggGGTGGGCTCTCCACTCTCCCCTCTACAGGCTGAGCTGCTGCCCCCTCTTTTGGAGCACCTGCTACTGCCCCCGCAGGCCCCGCACCCTGCTCTGAGTTATGAACCCGCCCTGCTGCAGCCCTACCTGTTCCATCAG TTTGGCTCCCGCGATGGCTCCCGGGGCTCAGAGGGCTCACCAGGGATGGTCAGTGTCGGCCCCCTGCCCAAGGCCGAATCGTCTACCCTCTTGAGCAGAACTGCCTCCAAGGACCTCTTTGGGGCTCACTCTGACCACTCCTATGGGGACCCTCCAGGGCCTTCGCCTGGTCAACTCTTCCAGGACTCAGGGCTTCTCTACCTGGCCCAGGAGCTGCCAGTGCCCAGTAGGGCCAGGGCACCAAGGCTGCCAGAGCAAGGGGGCAGCAGCCGGGCCAAGGACTCCTCAGAGGGCTACGAGGAGGAAGGGCTAGAAGGTCACAGGGAGAAGCCTTCTTCTCCAGCAGAGCAGCCAG CAGACGTGACTCTCCAGAGACTGGCAGCTGTGCTGGCGGGCTATGGGGTGGAGCTGCGTCAGCTGACCCCTGAGCAGCTCTCCACCCTCTCAACCCTGTTGCAGCTGCTGCCCAAGGGCGCAGGACGAAACCTGG GAGCGGTTGTGAATGTTGGAGCCGACATCAAGAAA ACAACAGAGGAGCAGGTGCAGGGTGAAAACATAGTGGAGCCTCCACCCCCTACGCCCTCCCTGCCTGAATACCCCACTGCCAGCCCCACTTCCAATAAAGCCCAGCAGGTGCTGAGCTCTGGATCCTCCGAGTCCCCCAAAGCTGCTACCCAACTTGCCACACCTGTCCTGCTGGAGAAGAAAAGTCCCCTGGGCCAGAGCCAGCCCCCAGCAGCGAGGCAGCCGTCAGCTCAGCCATCAGCAGAGGAGTATGGCTACATTGTCACTGACCAGAA GCCCCTGAGTCTGGCTGCAGGAGTGAAGCTGCTGGAGATCCTCGCTGAACATGTGCACGTGTCCTCGGGCAGCTTCATCAATATCAG TGTGGTGGGACCGGCCCTTACCTTCCGCATCCGACACAATGAACAGAACCTGTCTTTGGCCGATGTGACCCATCAAGCTG GGCTGGTGAAGTCGGAACTGGAAGCACAGACAGGGCTCCAGATCTTGCAGACAGGAGTGGGACAG agggaggaggcagctgCTGTCCTTCCCCGACCAGCCCGCAGCACATCTCCCATGCGCTCCGTGCTGCTCACTGTGGTGGCCCTGGCGGGCGTGGCCGGGCTGCTGGTGGCTCTGGCAGTGGCCTTGTGTGTGCGACAGCATGCACGGCAGCGGGACAAGGAGCGCCTGGCAGCCCTGGGGCCCGAGGGGGCCCATGGTGACACCACCTTCGAGTACCAG GACTTGTGCCGCCAGCACATGGCCACAAAGTCCCTGTTCAGCCGGGCAGAGGGTCCCCCGGAGCCTTCTCGGGTGAGCAGCGTGTCTTCCCAGTTTAGTGACGCGGCCCAGGCCAGCCCCAGCTCCCACAGCAGCACACCGTCCTGGTGCGAGGAGCCCGCCCAGGCCAACATGGACATCTCCACGGGACACATGATTCTG GCGTACATGGAGGACCACCTGCGGAACCGGGACCGCCTGGCCAAGGAGTGGCAGGCCCTGTGCGCCTACCAGGCGGAGCCCAACACCTGTGCCGCAGCCCAGGGGGAGGGCAACGTCAAAAAGAATCGCCACCCTGACTTTCTGCCCT ATGATCACGCGCGCATCAAGCTGAAGGTGGAGAGCAGCCCTTCTCGGAGTGATTACATCAATGCCAGCCCCATT ATTGAGCACGACCCTCGGATGCCAGCCTACATAGCCACCCAGGGCCCGCTGTCCCATACCATCGCAGACTTCTGGCAG ATGGTGTGGGAGAGTGGCTGCACCGTCATTGTCATGCTGACCCCACTGGTGGAGGATGGTGTCAAGCAGTGTGACCGCTACTGGCCAGATGAGGGGTCCTCCCTCTACCACGTATATGAG GTGAACCTGGTGTCCGAGCACATCTGGTGCGAGGACTTCCTGGTGCGCAGCTTCTACCTGAAGAACGTGCAGACCCAGGAGACGCGCACGCTCACGCAGTTCCACTTCCTCAGCTGGCCGGCAGAGGGCACTCCGGCGTCCACCCGGCCGCTGCTGGACTTCCGCAG
- the PTPRN gene encoding receptor-type tyrosine-protein phosphatase-like N isoform X2 — MRRPRRPGGPGGSGGLRVLLCLLLLSSRPGGCSAISAHGCLFDRRLCSHLEVCIQDGLFGQCQVGVGQARPLLQVTSPVLQRLQSVLRQLMSQGLSWHDDLTQYVISQEMERIPRLHPPEPRPRDRSGLVPRRPGPAGELLLQGIPTGSTPAAQHRLPQPPGGGGGAGVGSPLSPLQAELLPPLLEHLLLPPQAPHPALSYEPALLQPYLFHQFGSRDGSRGSEGSPGMVSVGPLPKAESSTLLSRTASKDLFGAHSDHSYGDPPGPSPGQLFQDSGLLYLAQELPVPSRARAPRLPEQGGSSRAKDSSEGYEEEGLEGHREKPSSPAEQPDVTLQRLAAVLAGYGVELRQLTPEQLSTLSTLLQLLPKGAGRNLGAVVNVGADIKKTTEEQVQGENIVEPPPPTPSLPEYPTASPTSNKAQQVLSSGSSESPKAATQLATPVLLEKKSPLGQSQPPAARQPSAQPSAEEYGYIVTDQKPLSLAAGVKLLEILAEHVHVSSGSFINISVVGPALTFRIRHNEQNLSLADVTHQAGLVKSELEAQTGLQILQTGVGQREEAAAVLPRPARSTSPMRSVLLTVVALAGVAGLLVALAVALCVRQHARQRDKERLAALGPEGAHGDTTFEYQDLCRQHMATKSLFSRAEGPPEPSRVSSVSSQFSDAAQASPSSHSSTPSWCEEPAQANMDISTGHMILAYMEDHLRNRDRLAKEWQALCAYQAEPNTCAAAQGEGNVKKNRHPDFLPYDHARIKLKVESSPSRSDYINASPIIEHDPRMPAYIATQGPLSHTIADFWQMVWESGCTVIVMLTPLVEDGVKQCDRYWPDEGSSLYHVYEVNLVSEHIWCEDFLVRSFYLKNVQTQETRTLTQFHFLSWPAEGTPASTRPLLDFRRKVNKCYRGRSCPIIVHCSDGAGRTGTYILIDMVLNRMAKGVKEIDIAATLEHVRDQRPGLVRSKDQFEFALTAVAEEVNAILKALPQ, encoded by the exons ATGCGGCGCCCGCGGCGGCCCGGGGGTCCCGGGGGATCCGGGGGTCTCCGGGtgctcctctgcctcctgctgctgAGCAGCCGCCCGGGAGGCTGCAGCGCCATTAGTGCCCACG GCTGTCTGTTTGACCGCAGACTCTGCTCTCACCTTGAAGTCTGTATTCAGG ATGGCTTGTTTGGACAGTGCCAGGTGGGAGTGGGGCAGGCCCGGCCCCTTTTGCAAGTCACCTCCCCAGTTCTTCAGCGCTTACAAAGTGTGCTCCGACAGCTCATGTCCCAAG GATTGTCCTGGCACGATGAtctgacccagtatgtgatctccCAGGAGATGGAACGCATACCCAGGCTTCATCCCCCAGAGCCCCGCCCAAGGGACAG aTCTGGCTTGGTGCCCAGGAGACCTGGTCCTGCCGGGGAGCTGCTCTTGCAGGGCATCCCTACTGGCTCTACCCCTGCAGCCCAGCACCGACTTCCTCAACctccagggggtgggggtggagctggGGTGGGCTCTCCACTCTCCCCTCTACAGGCTGAGCTGCTGCCCCCTCTTTTGGAGCACCTGCTACTGCCCCCGCAGGCCCCGCACCCTGCTCTGAGTTATGAACCCGCCCTGCTGCAGCCCTACCTGTTCCATCAG TTTGGCTCCCGCGATGGCTCCCGGGGCTCAGAGGGCTCACCAGGGATGGTCAGTGTCGGCCCCCTGCCCAAGGCCGAATCGTCTACCCTCTTGAGCAGAACTGCCTCCAAGGACCTCTTTGGGGCTCACTCTGACCACTCCTATGGGGACCCTCCAGGGCCTTCGCCTGGTCAACTCTTCCAGGACTCAGGGCTTCTCTACCTGGCCCAGGAGCTGCCAGTGCCCAGTAGGGCCAGGGCACCAAGGCTGCCAGAGCAAGGGGGCAGCAGCCGGGCCAAGGACTCCTCAGAGGGCTACGAGGAGGAAGGGCTAGAAGGTCACAGGGAGAAGCCTTCTTCTCCAGCAGAGCAGCCAG ACGTGACTCTCCAGAGACTGGCAGCTGTGCTGGCGGGCTATGGGGTGGAGCTGCGTCAGCTGACCCCTGAGCAGCTCTCCACCCTCTCAACCCTGTTGCAGCTGCTGCCCAAGGGCGCAGGACGAAACCTGG GAGCGGTTGTGAATGTTGGAGCCGACATCAAGAAA ACAACAGAGGAGCAGGTGCAGGGTGAAAACATAGTGGAGCCTCCACCCCCTACGCCCTCCCTGCCTGAATACCCCACTGCCAGCCCCACTTCCAATAAAGCCCAGCAGGTGCTGAGCTCTGGATCCTCCGAGTCCCCCAAAGCTGCTACCCAACTTGCCACACCTGTCCTGCTGGAGAAGAAAAGTCCCCTGGGCCAGAGCCAGCCCCCAGCAGCGAGGCAGCCGTCAGCTCAGCCATCAGCAGAGGAGTATGGCTACATTGTCACTGACCAGAA GCCCCTGAGTCTGGCTGCAGGAGTGAAGCTGCTGGAGATCCTCGCTGAACATGTGCACGTGTCCTCGGGCAGCTTCATCAATATCAG TGTGGTGGGACCGGCCCTTACCTTCCGCATCCGACACAATGAACAGAACCTGTCTTTGGCCGATGTGACCCATCAAGCTG GGCTGGTGAAGTCGGAACTGGAAGCACAGACAGGGCTCCAGATCTTGCAGACAGGAGTGGGACAG agggaggaggcagctgCTGTCCTTCCCCGACCAGCCCGCAGCACATCTCCCATGCGCTCCGTGCTGCTCACTGTGGTGGCCCTGGCGGGCGTGGCCGGGCTGCTGGTGGCTCTGGCAGTGGCCTTGTGTGTGCGACAGCATGCACGGCAGCGGGACAAGGAGCGCCTGGCAGCCCTGGGGCCCGAGGGGGCCCATGGTGACACCACCTTCGAGTACCAG GACTTGTGCCGCCAGCACATGGCCACAAAGTCCCTGTTCAGCCGGGCAGAGGGTCCCCCGGAGCCTTCTCGGGTGAGCAGCGTGTCTTCCCAGTTTAGTGACGCGGCCCAGGCCAGCCCCAGCTCCCACAGCAGCACACCGTCCTGGTGCGAGGAGCCCGCCCAGGCCAACATGGACATCTCCACGGGACACATGATTCTG GCGTACATGGAGGACCACCTGCGGAACCGGGACCGCCTGGCCAAGGAGTGGCAGGCCCTGTGCGCCTACCAGGCGGAGCCCAACACCTGTGCCGCAGCCCAGGGGGAGGGCAACGTCAAAAAGAATCGCCACCCTGACTTTCTGCCCT ATGATCACGCGCGCATCAAGCTGAAGGTGGAGAGCAGCCCTTCTCGGAGTGATTACATCAATGCCAGCCCCATT ATTGAGCACGACCCTCGGATGCCAGCCTACATAGCCACCCAGGGCCCGCTGTCCCATACCATCGCAGACTTCTGGCAG ATGGTGTGGGAGAGTGGCTGCACCGTCATTGTCATGCTGACCCCACTGGTGGAGGATGGTGTCAAGCAGTGTGACCGCTACTGGCCAGATGAGGGGTCCTCCCTCTACCACGTATATGAG GTGAACCTGGTGTCCGAGCACATCTGGTGCGAGGACTTCCTGGTGCGCAGCTTCTACCTGAAGAACGTGCAGACCCAGGAGACGCGCACGCTCACGCAGTTCCACTTCCTCAGCTGGCCGGCAGAGGGCACTCCGGCGTCCACCCGGCCGCTGCTGGACTTCCGCAG